Within the Dolichospermum compactum NIES-806 genome, the region GGAGGTAGTAATGGTGGTTTATTGGTGGGTACTTGCATGACACAACGCCCTAATTTGTTTGGTGCAGCCCTACCCGCAGTAGGCGTTATGGATATGTTGCGCTTCCATAAATTTACCATTGGCTGGGCTTGGGTGGCTGAATATGGTTCTTCAGAAAACCCAGAAGAATTCGCAACTTTATATGCTTATTCACCTTTGCATAATTTGAAGCCGGGAACAGCTTATCCAGCTACATTAATTACTACCGCAGATCATGATGATCGTGTAGTGCCTGCTCACAGTTTTAAATTTGCTGCGGCTTTACAAGCAGCGCATAGTGGCGATGCACCTGTATTAATTAGAATTGAGATGAAGGCAGGACATGGTGCTGGTAAACCAACAGCAAAAATTATTGAGGAAGCAGCAGATAAATGGGGTTTCTTAGTTAAAGTTTTGAAAGTTGAAATTTAATTTGTCGTTTTAATAAGTCACCCGTGATGTTTCATAATCATTACTCTGATGAAAAATTTACCCACAAAAAAAAGCGGGCTAACCGCTTATTAGAAGGTTAACCCGTTTGACTTTGGGAACGTGCTACAGAAATTGTTACTGCAATACCAACTTAACATTGGCATTTTGCAGACCGCGCTGTTTTACTTCAGCCAAAGTCTTGTTAACGGCATATTTTTGATTGATAGAGTTGATCAACTCGGTCTGGTTGTGCTTCTTAGCAACACCCCAAAGGTCAGCAATGAGGTCAAAAGAACCGTCACTGTTACGAGACCAACCTAGATCGTACTCGCCTTCCAATACAGCAACGATGTCGGAACGGAGACGCTGACCATTATAACCACGAACATCAGCTTCAGTCTTTACGCTGATACCTAAGTCGCGCAAAGAAGACTTGAGAATTTCGGCATCGGTGATCTTGGTACGCAGAGTGCTAAAGTGAGACATTTGGGTTTCCTCCAATAAGAAGATTGATGAGAAAAACGACAACGGTTCTTTTCCAACTAAGCCGCATGATTTGGGAACGGCTTTTTTCTATCTGTTAGCCTTGTGACTAACCTTTCCCCCTGACAAACAGCAGAGGAAAGCTTTTAAAACTCCATGCGCTGATATTCAGCGACAGAGGAGGCTGCGGGTCTAGCACGCTGTCTGGCCCAATCCCTTAAGGCTGTGACCTGTTCTTGCATCGTTCGTGACAGCGGCAAAGTAGACTTCAATGCAGCAATAATATCTAATTGGGTGAACTCCCGATCTTGGGCGAAGGCTTCATACATAGCCGCCACTATCGCTTGTTCAATTTCTGCGCCAGAAAAGCCATCGGACATTTTTGCTAGTTGCTCTAGGTCAAATCTAGCAATTTCTTCCCGGCGTTTAGTCAGGTGAATACCGAAGATATCCTGACGTTCTTCAGGTGTGGGCAGATCCACAAAGAATATTTCATCAAAGCGACCTTTCCTCAAAAACTCTCCAGGTAAGCGTTCTACTCGGTTAGCAGTCGCCATGACAAACACTGGAGATTTCTTTTCTTGCATCCAGGTAAGGAAAGAGCCGAAAATTCTGTTTGATGTCCCCCCATCAGAATCGCCAGAACCACCGCTACCCGCAAAGGATTTATCCAATTCGTCAATAAACAGAATCGTGGGGGAAATTGATTCTGCTGTTTTCAGGGCGTTCCGCAGGTTGGCTTCACTTCGACCCACCATTGAGCCGTCGTATACCCGCCCCATATCTAATCTCAGAATTGGTAAACCCCATAAACGGGAGGTAGTTTTAGCAATCAGTGACTTACCACAACCAGGAACACCGAGAATTAACATTCCTTTTGGTTGGGGCAACCCATACTCTCTCGCTCTTTCTGTAAAGGCGTTAGAGCGTTGGGTGAGCCAGGTTTTCAATTCTTCCAAGCCGCCAACAGCGTCAATGGTTTCATCTTCTTCGATGTACTCCAAGATACCGTTACGGCGGATGAGTTGTTTTTTCTCGGATAAGACGATATCAACTTCATCTTCCGTCAAACACCCAGTTGTTACCTGTGCTTTGCGGTAGACTTTCTCAGCTTCATCTTTAGTTAGACCTAAAGCGGCTCTGAGTAGCTTTTCTCGCGCCTCGGTGGTTAGCCGTCGTCCACGATTTTGCTCTTGATGGACGGTTAAAACTTTATTTAACTCAGCCATGTCAGGCAATTGAAAATCTAAAACAACAACTTCTTTTTCTAGTTCTATCGGAACTTGTTGCACAGGAGACATTAAAATAATGTTCTTTTGCGTTCCTTTAAAACTAGCGATCGCGTCCCGGAGCGATCTGGTTGTTGCCGGCGCATCAATAAACGGATGTAAATCTTTAAGAATAAATATACTGGGTTCTTTTTGCCGAATAATCCAATCAATAGCTGCTTCGGGAGAAACAGTATTGTGTTGAGTTGTATTCCGGGGTTGACCGTACTCGACGATACCGTGAGTTACTGTCCACACATATACTCGTCTTTGGGGTTTTAAATCTTGGGAGACTTTAAAAATTGACTGCTCTGCCCGCTCTTCCTCGGAGGTCACAAGGTAGATTAAAGGGTATTGAGCTTGAATTAAAATATTGAGCTCTTCTTTCATACTATCGACCTACTTGAGACCTTATAGAGACAGTACCGATCAGCGATCGCATGGCGTTAAGCCAGACTATTAATCATCATTAATTCCTATCTAACAAGGAACTAATTCTTCCTCACCCTTGGGATAGGTTTCTTCTTTTTCTCTACCATCAATTGATAGATGATCCTGACCGATGATTCCTGGTTGGTTGCCCAAGTTCACGAGTTCACCATCACGCAGTACGAGTGAGGTTTCACAGGTGGGGCAGGAATAAATCCGGTGGGTTCGGCCATGAGTAGACGCTTCTATCTCTTCTACTATTTCTGAGTTGGTCAGGTAGAAACTGAGCGCCCGTTCTGCTAGGTCTGACATTGGTTCTGAGTCAACGGCAGAACGGATTTTAAGTTTTCTGTGCAGTTCCGGTGATAAATATAACGTAACCTTTTGCTTAGTTTGCATACAACTTTCTGGTGGTCTTACCCGGGTATGTATACCACCTTATCGGCTCTTTTCTCAGTTGTCAAGATGGTAAAGCGTTTTAACTGCAATTTTGTTACATTTCGTAATATATTTAGATCTTTCTGTCTGAATCAGGATGTCCAGGATTTAGGGATTTTCAGGATTTTTTTGGTGCTTGAGTTTAACGGTGAAGGGAATCACGTCCATGCACTGATTGAATATCCTCCTAAATTATCCGTTTCTCAAATAGTAAATGCCCTAAAAGGGGTATCCAGCCGCAGATATGGACAAGCCGGATATAAAAAACCCTAGTAATAAATATAGGCAGTAATATAAAAATTGCCAACAAATTGAAATTAATAAGGTATTGACAATAAATTCAGGAGCAAAAATGAGAGAATGAATCTGAATTAAATAAAAATACCAAAAAATATGAATAACCAAAAAGAAGAATTTGAGTGTAAATAATGAAGATAAAGAACAAGGAATAAACAAAGAAAATCCGATTAATATCATACAGGGGTATTCCCGTGACCATCGTCCAGACTTAAAACAATGTATATTAGATTTAATAGTAAGTAGTGATGGAGATATACCTTTATTTTTTAGAGGAGCATCAGGAAATGAATCATTAATGTCCCTCTCAAAGCCTTAGCAAATCGCGGTTGTACTCATGCGATCGCTATTCATTTAGGAAATGGTGAACTCTGGAATCGGCATGAATTTCCCAACCAGACAATAATTGAAATTCGTCCAAAGGAAGATATGGGTAGTCCTAACAAATTACTAGATTTCAGTCCCGAACGGATTCAACTTTTGCAAAAACGGGGTTATCAAGATGCCAAACGCTGTCTTGAGCCAATTTTACAAACACTGATGATTGAGCGATCGCGCCAAGAAAGTTTTGCGCGACTTCAGGAAACATCAAAGCAATTAAGAGACGATCCACCAATATATTAATGAAAACTGAATGATGAAACAGCCTTGGGGTGCAGTACAAATAAACAAGGTGCTGTGCGCTATGATTTCCGGCGTGGGAATAGGGATGATCTTGTGGGGGTGTAATGCTAATAACTCCCAGCTTCAAGAGACAAGATGGAATATATATAGAAATAAGCGTTATGGTTTTGAGTTTCCCTATCCGCATACTTGGCAGGTGTTAGGAAACCCAGACAATAGTGATGGTGTTGTTTTAGTTTCACCAAACCAAAAAAATCTAGAAATTCGTGCTTATGCAAGTAAGCCTGTATTAAAATCCGTAACTGAAAATTCTCAGCCTGTCCCTAATTTTCGGACTCATCAAGGTTTTGCTGGAGTATTGGCTGTAGAGGCTGGAGAAAAGGTGACTGTGATCAAATTAACTATTAGCCAAGAGCAATTGGCATATCACTGGCAAGGACAAAGCACGAGTCAAGACTTTAAAAATTATTATCGGCTGTTTTATTACATTGCCCAGGAGTATAAAATTAGTCAGTAGCTAATTGTCAGTTGTCAGTAGGAAAAATCTTCTCCCCTGCTCCCCTGCCTCTTGGCTGTTCCCTGTTCCCTGTTCCCTGTTCCCTTCATTAAGAGAATTTAATGATGAAGAGGGGACATAAACCTGATAGATTTAGCTATCAGCGAGTAAAAACTGGTAAAGATGAAAGTCCTGGTTATTGGTGGTGATGGGTATTGCGGTTGGGCAACCGCGCTTTACCTTTCTAATCGAGGTTACGAAGTTGGAATTTTAGATAGTTTGGTGCGGCGACACTGGGATAATGAATTGGGTGTAGAAACCCTTACCCCAATCGCACCAATTCAGAAACGTCTCCAGCGATGGCAGGATTTGACTAGTAAGTCTATTGATCTGTTTATCGGGGATATTACTAATTACGAGTTTCTGCACAAAGCTTTACACGAATTTCAACCAACTGCGATCGTGCATTTTGGTGAACAGCGTTCAGCGCCTTTTTCCATGATTGACCGAGAACACGCTGTTCTCACTCAGGTGAATAATGTGGTTGGCACGTTGAATTTGCTGTACATTATGCGGGAAGATTTCCCAGATTGCCATTTGGTGAAGTTGGGAACAATGGGTGAGTATGGAACTCCCAACATTGATATTGAAGAGGGATACATTACGATTGAACATAACGGACGTAAGGATACTTTGCCCTATCCGAAACAGCCCGGTTCTATGTATCACTTGAGTAAAGTCCATGACAGCCATAATATCCACTTTGCTTGCCGGATCTGGGGTTTAAGGGCTACAGACTTAAATCA harbors:
- the ycf46 gene encoding stress-responsive protein Ycf46; this translates as MKEELNILIQAQYPLIYLVTSEEERAEQSIFKVSQDLKPQRRVYVWTVTHGIVEYGQPRNTTQHNTVSPEAAIDWIIRQKEPSIFILKDLHPFIDAPATTRSLRDAIASFKGTQKNIILMSPVQQVPIELEKEVVVLDFQLPDMAELNKVLTVHQEQNRGRRLTTEAREKLLRAALGLTKDEAEKVYRKAQVTTGCLTEDEVDIVLSEKKQLIRRNGILEYIEEDETIDAVGGLEELKTWLTQRSNAFTERAREYGLPQPKGMLILGVPGCGKSLIAKTTSRLWGLPILRLDMGRVYDGSMVGRSEANLRNALKTAESISPTILFIDELDKSFAGSGGSGDSDGGTSNRIFGSFLTWMQEKKSPVFVMATANRVERLPGEFLRKGRFDEIFFVDLPTPEERQDIFGIHLTKRREEIARFDLEQLAKMSDGFSGAEIEQAIVAAMYEAFAQDREFTQLDIIAALKSTLPLSRTMQEQVTALRDWARQRARPAASSVAEYQRMEF
- a CDS encoding DUF1257 domain-containing protein, whose amino-acid sequence is MSHFSTLRTKITDAEILKSSLRDLGISVKTEADVRGYNGQRLRSDIVAVLEGEYDLGWSRNSDGSFDLIADLWGVAKKHNQTELINSINQKYAVNKTLAEVKQRGLQNANVKLVLQ
- a CDS encoding NAD-dependent epimerase/dehydratase family protein, with product MKVLVIGGDGYCGWATALYLSNRGYEVGILDSLVRRHWDNELGVETLTPIAPIQKRLQRWQDLTSKSIDLFIGDITNYEFLHKALHEFQPTAIVHFGEQRSAPFSMIDREHAVLTQVNNVVGTLNLLYIMREDFPDCHLVKLGTMGEYGTPNIDIEEGYITIEHNGRKDTLPYPKQPGSMYHLSKVHDSHNIHFACRIWGLRATDLNQGIVYGVLTEETGMDELLINRLDYDGVFGTALNRFCIQATVGHPLTVYGKGGQTRGFLDIRDTVRCIELAIANPAEPGEFRVFNQFTELFSVVDLAMMVKKAGNAMGLNVDINHIDNPRVEKEEHYFNAKNTKLLDLGLQPHLLSDSLLDSLLNFSVKYQNRVDHKQILPKVSWHRK